The Bacillus mesophilus genome segment CTAATAGTCCAAATTAATTTATTAAACTCTAAATATTCCATAATTCCATGAAGTTTATCTTCTCGAGCTAATTTATTATGTTTGAATCCCCTGGTAATTTTAATCCAGCATTTATACCATATAATTTAAAATCCAGTTGCTTCCGTTGTTAAATACCCCGGGAAATATTTTAGGTAAATACATTCATAGATAGACCAACCCATTGACCTCACTACATACTATTCATCCACTTATAATCATTTATTCCATTAGAAAACTAAAAAGCTGATCTATAAATCTTTTCAATCTCATCAACCGAGAACTTTCTCGGATTGTTTTTAAGAAGGCGTTCTATCTTACTAGCATCCTCAGCCATTGAAGGGATATCCTCTTCCGGAACACTAAATGCACGTAATCCCTTTGGAATGTTTACAGCTTCACACAAACGACGCATCGCTTCAACCGCTAAATCAGCTGCTTCATGATCCGTTAATCCAGCTACATTCTCACCAAGTGCTTCGGCTATATCCCGAAAACGCTCAAGGCAACTAATTTTATTCCATTCCATTACATATGTTAATAGTAATGCGTTACTTACTCCGTGTGCGATATGATATCGCCCACCAAGTGGATAAGCAAGGGCGTGAACAGCTCCCACTCCTGCATTTCCAAATGCCATGCCAGCCATTAAGCTAGCTGTAGCCATGTTTTCCCTAGCCTTTAAATGGTCAGGATTTGCATACGCCTTAGGAAGGTTTACAGCAATTAACTTCATGGCCCCTATCGCAAGTGCATCGGTAATAGGTGAAGCATATACAGATATGTACGCTTCAATTGCATGAACAAGAGCATCAATCCCGCTCGCAGCCGTTACGGACTTTGGCATGGTTAACGTCATTTCAGGAGCGACTATAGCAACATCGGGCAAAAGAAAATCACTTACGATTCCTTTCTTTAACTGAGCCTCTTTGTCAGATAAAATAGCGATATTGGTTACCTCTGACCCAGTTCCTGCTGTGGTAGGAATAGCAATTACAGGAACACCCTTTTGCGGAACTAGGTCTGTACCAAATAACTCTTCTATGCTACCTTCAAAACTAGCAAATGCCGATACACATTTCCCGATATCAATGGCACTTCCACCACCAACCGCAATAATGCCATCATAGTTCCCTTCCCGAAACATAGCCGTACACTCTTCCACAATAGCTATTTCAGGTTCTGGCTTCACGCCTGTATAAACACCGGAAGTAAGTCCAATCAGTTTCGATTGAACCTTTTCTACAACTCCTATTCTTTGAAGAATCTCATCTGTTACGATGAGAGGATTTTTCATACCCAATCGGTGAGTCTCTTTACTGAGCAATTCGATAGACCCTTCACCTGTAATTAATTTGTTAGCTATTTTAAAGGTGGATATATTCATTAAGATAGTCTCCCTCCTGGCTTATCTTGTAATCAAGATGATTATTAGTCTAGCAGTAACAAGTTGGATAATATATGTAAGATCTATATAGGTATCTAGCTAATTATCTTTATTGTATTTGGAGGACTAGCTGTTCTTACCAACTTACCTCCATCGTAAAACTTACCATATTGTTTAACAATCTCTATAGCTTCTAAAAATGAAGGAATCGTACCGTCCGAGGTATATGTAAGATAATAGGCTTTGGTGTTCTTACGATGAATGACCCAACCGAAAAACTTCATTACAATTCCATGCGAATCTTTATTTCGGAACTTGGGCATTGTTTTTCCATCCCAAACCGTCATTGTTCCCCCATTTCCTTTGCCTCTCACTATTTCTCCTTTTATTTCTGAATACAATAGCCCAGGAGTTTTCTTCATTTGATTCATGACAATCAGGTTTAAAATCTGGTTAATAATCAGCTGAGCAACATTTAAGCCTTCCCCTCTTGTAATCGAAATAAAGGTTTGCTTAGGAAGCTGTTCCGGCTTAGAACCAAGTATTAATGCATTTATACCTCCAGGCTCCCTATCCATCTTCCATCTCTTTTTCTCCATCTTTCTCCCCCTGACCCAAATGATCTTTATAAAAGATAGTATTCTTTCATATGACAATCATTTCCTTCAATAGTTCAATATTTTCTGGTGGGACAGGGGGACAGGTACCTTGACCCATTATCTATTGAGATATTCTTTTTGGGACACTGTACCTGTCCCTCCGTCCCAATCATTTAATTAGTTCCATTTGCTTCATTGATCTTTTTGTTTTGTAGTAGCTGAAGAATCCTGATATTAGAAAAATGATTCCTATTGTAATGGTGATATAGGTGGTGATTTGTAGTTTTCTACTTTGTTCAAAGAATTCAATGAGGGCTGCAGAACCTGCAAAACACGCTAAGGATGTTCGAATATAGGCAAGTAATGTACGCTGATTGGCTAGTTTGGTTCTTTCCATTGCGAGTTTAGTTCTCTCCATATCTAATAAATCACTGGGAGAAACTGATTTTTGAATGATCGTATTATTTAAATCTGTCATCGACTACTCCTTTTCCTATGTTTGCATTTATTCTATTATGTCTAAACCATATGAATTCTGGGTTGGATTCTATTGAGATTTACTAATGATTTGTAAGGCCTTTTGTATGGCTTGTTGTGCCTGCTCCGAAGATTCTTGGATTTGATTTGAAGCTTGTTGTATTTGCTGAATTAGTTCTTGTAGGCCTTCTTGCTCAGTTCCCTCTTGTGGCATCGGTGCAAAAATTTGAGTCTTTGGCTCTCCTTCTTCTATTGCCTGTTGCAGGATCTTTATAGATTGAATGGCTTCTGAGATTTCTTCTTGATTTCGTCCGATTTTAAAACACTCACCTTTCTAAACTGTTAAGACCATCAATATTATGATGCGAAGATTTCCCTTGAATATTACAAAAATTGTTATTAACCACAACTAAGTTTAAGGTGGCCTTTTCTTTAACCTATATAAAATAATATAGTCCCCTCTATCCCGCTTGTATGTTATTACTAAAACCAACCTACAATAGGATTAATAATGGTTAT includes the following:
- a CDS encoding iron-containing alcohol dehydrogenase encodes the protein MNISTFKIANKLITGEGSIELLSKETHRLGMKNPLIVTDEILQRIGVVEKVQSKLIGLTSGVYTGVKPEPEIAIVEECTAMFREGNYDGIIAVGGGSAIDIGKCVSAFASFEGSIEELFGTDLVPQKGVPVIAIPTTAGTGSEVTNIAILSDKEAQLKKGIVSDFLLPDVAIVAPEMTLTMPKSVTAASGIDALVHAIEAYISVYASPITDALAIGAMKLIAVNLPKAYANPDHLKARENMATASLMAGMAFGNAGVGAVHALAYPLGGRYHIAHGVSNALLLTYVMEWNKISCLERFRDIAEALGENVAGLTDHEAADLAVEAMRRLCEAVNIPKGLRAFSVPEEDIPSMAEDASKIERLLKNNPRKFSVDEIEKIYRSAF
- a CDS encoding DUF202 domain-containing protein, whose translation is MTDLNNTIIQKSVSPSDLLDMERTKLAMERTKLANQRTLLAYIRTSLACFAGSAALIEFFEQSRKLQITTYITITIGIIFLISGFFSYYKTKRSMKQMELIK